The DNA segment CAACTTCAGGCGGCGGATTTGCCTAATAATCCGTTAATTAacctaaaaatatttaagtatCATTTAAGCAAAGTGCTTTTGCAATTCTCCTTTTTCATAAAGGGCCTTGACATCTGAACCGCCGCCAAGGCACTGTCCTTTCACAAACACTCGAGGAACCTAGAATCATGCATAATAATCACAAGttactgacaaaaaaaaaaaaccctaCAGTTTTTGCTCCTGTTATCTCTCCCAATATTGCTTGAATCTCCTCACAATCATCCCTCTTGTCCAACTCAATGGCGGTGAATTTCTGCTTGATGCTGTCAAACACTTCCTTTGCTAAATTGCAGTAAGGGCAATAGCTTTTGGAAAAGATGACAACAGTGTCACTTTTTATCAAGTCCTTGACCATCTCAGCTTTCGGGGAAGACATGTCTATAGCTAATTTCGAACTAAAAACACCCATTACCTTGCTGAATAGAATTAAAAAGGTTGCTGAGATGCGGCAATATAACGTATTGACCAAAGCCAACAAGCCCATTATCAATTGCAAAAAGTACCACAAGAACCGTGTGACTCAACTTACAGCTTCAAGTACGATGTTCGCGTAGACGTTAGTTTTAAACAAACATTCACGTGCTCACAATGGAAACCTTCGTCGATGTTATTGAACTATCAAAAATTACTTCACACTTTCACCTCCGTCAATGTGATTTTTCCGGGTTTTCCAAGGCGACGTTTGACAACCGACGTCCAAATTTCAAGTGAGTCTTCCCGTCCACAGGACGTCTCGCAGAAATCCAAAATATGTCACTCGTGTCACGCCAACGCGTTAGcttaataatttaatgcaCCAACGGcagtttcaaaattatttagcAGTAAGGGCAATGAAACGACTTGACACAGTTCTTATTAACCTTAATTATGACAAAACAGGAATGTTTGTGTTGACATATTTATAAAACGAAACGTGATCATCGGTGTGTATTGCACAAATATTTAGACCATTTTCATCAGCGTTCATACTATTAAACTCATCGCTGTCactataacaaaaaaaatgcatttttttaaattaaaatgcgcacaaattaaattatacctcataaatacattaaaatgcTCCGATTTTTCTGCAACACTTATGCGATAATCTGGCAACGTCTGATTTCCAGTCCCGGACTGGAAAGCACGTGGACCGCTTTGTCTCAACTTTGCAAAGATATCGCTCATATCTGTTCCTTCACCAAGTTGCAACTTTGCAACTTTTGCAGACGTTCCCTCCCCTGTCGTAACTAATTTTCGTTTTGGTTCGTCTTTGGCACGAGTTTTGTCCGCTGCTTTCAACTTGTACCCTTGCAAAATCAGTTTTTTGTACAtcaaatatttatcaaaatggcGTCTGGACTTTAATATATTCTTGTACGCTTCTTGCAAACTCATTGGTATCTTATTTTGCCTCAATTCTAACTTATTCTAAAATAATCATACTAAAATGAGTCAACCAAGAAACAAGTGAGTTAcagtttccaagaaaaatgtTGCTTCTTCAGAATTTAggaattttccatttttgttcTGAAAACCATAACCTGTCAATGTGGAACCTGTGATTTTTGTCACGGCCgtcttgttttctttttgtcgcCATTCACCAATGCTTCGAGCCACTCTGTAtatcaacaaataaataaaaattatcataatttttcttgcatttaccgTCGATCGACGCGGTCTTGTTTGAGCGCATTTTCTATACTCGTGAAACATTTGTCTTTAAGTCGCGTCTCGTATTCATTCAAAGACGATAAGAATAATTTTGAACCAAACAGTTCAGTTCTCACAATGGGATTGTTATGGTCCTGGATGTACTTCTCAGCCCTGAATATTTCAACCATTTTAAACCCTTTcaacaaatgacaaaatacTTACAACTTTGCATAATCCAtcttatttttccaaaatttacatttttattttagcagCGCTACTACTCTGAAATATGCTGTCCAGCGTACGTTGCACCTTCTGCAATACCAAAAACACCAATTTTTAATAGATCCAATTGATATCATTACTTagttgtaaaaatgaaaatcagaTTAAATTTCGAAATTGAAGCGTTCTTAAAGGTAGAAATACAACTGCGCTACACAGTTATCACCTGTCATATCTGTGTTTGTTGGTACCTTAGCCACTTTTTACATTGTTGACATATCAGAGCTGTTTGTTTTGAGGTTAAAAGCCTTAAAGGGTCAACAAAAATGGATCAAGACGATTATTTTGATACATATTAAGTCAGTGACGGAAATAAACTCGGATTCAACATGAAAAGCGTAGAATCGTGTCAGAAATTACAAATACCATGGCACATAAAACGTaagtttatttataacaaattgtGAAGACACATTATAATTACTCACATTCTTAAAATACGGCGCTCCTATTTCGAAATTTTCGATAACCAGGTagccaaaaaaatttcgagCGACGCTCCGGGTGAACGTTTTTCAGACACGTATTTTCCGAATTGTGGCGTACTGCGGCGCGCAAATACGAATTATTCAATGAATAATAACTGTAACCGAAAAGTGCTATTTTTAGTGTTGCATTGCAGagtaaatgttttgttttggtaATTAACAGTAACGTTAATTTTGTCAAGTTGGTTGCcattgacacattttttaaagttggtaGCGCGATTCgccagtttaaaattattttcaaagcaATAATGGTGTGTTTTATCCCCGCCTTGAAGCGATAATTGCGATAGTATCGGCTCAAATTAAACTTCCTGCATCGCTGATAGGGAGTGTTCGTTTTCTTACacgtttgtttgttttcagatTGATTGTGCTGCGAATTGTGCAAGCGAACACAAATGACTTGAGTACTCGATGGAAATactaatttcaaaaaaagttattttagCTTTAATTACATTGGCTGCCATATCTTTTTATATCAGTTATACATTCAACACTTGTCTAGTCAGTAGTATAGCCAAAGCGTTGCCCAAAGTGAGTATAGTATATACAGTGTGAGATTAAAAACGAGTGTCGATTTTTGGATTTAGTGGCGACATCATCCAGTAGTACCAAATGGCGACACAGTAATCCACTATAGGACGTCTGTTCGCGTCGTACCACTCCTGGAAGGAAATGAATCAGACATATCGCCGAAGTATAAATTTTTTCGCGAACAGGGTTTGCGTCCGATGCGACAACTTCCAAGTGCTTTAATCATAGGTACAGTGCCGACaccatttgcatttttttttgtacttcaAAAACGCTTTCTTTTAAAAACCAGAACCTCAAAAACACTTTTTACGTAATTAAAGCtgacacactgtatatgtgTTTAACATCCACTTTGTCCATTAATGGGAGGGAAAGATCCCTGACGGTTTCAAAATGAATCGTCGGAAAATTTATAACAATCTAtcgattttaacaaaaatcatcATTGAGTGCATTTTTAGTGCCATCAGTCGTGGTACTTTCCCTCTATTAATCCAAGTCCTAAAATATTTACGCATTATTTTCCCTTTAACGATAACTCGTCTACGCCGCAACGATATTTTTGAAAGTgtcttatttttgtttgtcgcTAAATAAACCGACTCGATCGTCAAATTCTTCGTCGGCATCTTTCACAAGatttgcctttttttttgggcGACCGTGTGATAACTGTTCAACTTCGCATGAGAACTACTCGAAGTGTCggttttttaaaatctctCGTAAAACCATCGTCGTGGACGACGAAGaattattcaaacaaaattCCGGCACCAACTGTAGGTACGTACCTACATCCCATCTGTAAAATGCGACCACGCCAAGAGaactttaaataaaatacgCTTTGCGAATTTGAAGTCATGTCGTAGCTGATCGCGGCGACCATGACATGTGCGAAGGcgcgaaatttgaaaatttacacGATTTGTACAGAATTCTTTGCGCGATTTTCTTCCTACGTGCCTGTGACATCCTCAGGCTCGCTAGTCCTTTCAGTTCTTCTAAATTTGACCGAATTAAGTTGTAGTGTGGATCATTATAGTACATCATTTTCCACGAAAGGTCTTGAACTCTTTCCAATAACTTGCGATAAGTTTCTCTCAAAAAATAAGTCTTGCAGTAAGTAATTAGGCGTTCTAGTCTCTTTTTAGTCATTCACTGAACTTTTTGTTTGGGCTTTTCGAACGTCAAGCCGTTTTTCTCTAAAGTTTCTTTATAACAGTCTTTCAAATTCTCAGGATATTCGATGTCATTTCCTGGGAAAGGCAACACCACGTCGTAAATTGTGTAATTACTAACTGTCTCAACGTTGCGGTCTTCCAATAAAACCAAATCACCTTCTACAACTTGAAGGccaaatttttcactttttttcgAAGCTACTAGATTccaaaaaacactttaaaacGATTACATGTACAGCCGATGgtcaaataaaactggaacaaaaatgacaatcacatgtcaaaatttacaaatttgcatcatttaattacggctttatcacaaataggttaactttggtatgacatattatatagacactgacaaatacattgacaattcaatggtctgatttacatagattaaattttaagtgtcccagttttatttgtccaccgaccctACCTACAAAAGAAATAAGACTACGAAAATTTACTTACCTCGcataaattaacttttttttttaagcacACTATCttatcaaaatttgattttattaaaggaAGTTAAACCAGGTTCTTCCCACTCACGCCAAAACtacctataatctgtttcaaaatcaaaaatccaccacctgttgaattatgttgtcagaaaaaaagaaatccctagaataagtttcatttttttgggttggcccaacctcccgccaaaatttgacattggaCTGTTGAGTTttttacgtaacacaaaataattattatgtacaaaaaggtggtagctaccgtatcataacttttgagtgatataataaaataagaattaaaaaacacgTTGAATTACGACCtaaacgactgtcaacagttttctttcataaccccacttttttctgacacttgcaaacaCAGTAAACACACTAAAagcaaaagttggcgacgttgtcggttgtattttcgagataaaatgcagtgttggtggatttttgattctgaaacagattataaatACACTAGTTTGCGACAAAGCATAACCTTAACTTAACTACTCCAGAAACAAATATTCGTTGCACATATTTGTGCTTCCTTCAAAATGTTCCAGAGCTTTAGCAACGTCTCTAACTTTTGCGTACACTTCCTTAGCTTTGGAGATGTCAAAATCGGGTTGATCCGATTTcgtaggtttcaaaataatctGGCAGAGGAGAAGAGCTTTAGATTAACAACgaaccaaacaaaaaaattacaaccgaCTTCTTTGCTTCTTTCCAATTACCCAAAAGCAGCTGAACCCCGATAGAGAAAGTAGGAAGGAACTTCTTTGTCGTTCCCGAATCTTTGCCAACcgtaataatttataaaaccGTTCTCTTCGAGACTTTGCAGCAATTTTTCGATCAAATCGTCGTCCCCCGTCACGTTTCTTAGCGCTATTCGGAACTTGTTTCTGACGAGTTCACCAAGCTTGAGCGGTTTGTTTTTGAAGGTTACGTATCCGATTCTGACGTTTTTCAAAGGCCGCGTCTTCACGATCAACTTCCATGGCTCgacttttttattaagaaccaTTGCGTGGTCTTGGCGCGCTTGTCTTTAACGCCCTCGTAAGAGATCTGACCCAAATGCGTATCCACAGCCACTTCCTCAGTTCCATCAGTTGCCTCCTCTCAATTGTCACAGTAATCGAACAACCTCCCGGTTTATTTTCTCTATCTGCACAATTTTCTGGCGGTAGGTGTAAAGAAGGGCGGCACGCGCGCCCTGCTGGAGTTCATCCGAATCCACCCGGACGTGAGGGCCGCCGGCAACGAGGTCCACTTCTTCGACAAGAACTACCCGCGCGGCTTCGAGTGGTACCGCGAACGCATGCCTCCGACACTCG comes from the Tenebrio molitor chromosome 9, icTenMoli1.1, whole genome shotgun sequence genome and includes:
- the Tsen54 gene encoding tRNA-splicing endonuclease subunit Sen54, whose protein sequence is MDYAKLAEKYIQDHNNPIVRTELFGSKLFLSSLNEYETRLKDKCFTSIENALKQDRVDRRVARSIGEWRQKENKTAVTKITGSTLTGYGFQNKNGKFLNSEEATFFLETNKLELRQNKIPMSLQEAYKNILKSRRHFDKYLMYKKLILQGYKLKAADKTRAKDEPKRKLVTTGEGTSAKVAKLQLGEGTDMSDIFAKLRQSGPRAFQSGTGNQTLPDYRISVAEKSEHFNVFMSDSDEFNSMNADENGLNICAIHTDDHVSFYKYVNTNIPVLS
- the LOC138139254 gene encoding uncharacterized protein, with translation MGVFSSKLAIDMSSPKAEMVKDLIKSDTVVIFSKSYCPYCNLAKEVFDSIKQKFTAIELDKRDDCEEIQAILGEITGAKTVPRVFVKGQCLGGGSDVKALYEKGELQKHFA